The following coding sequences are from one Kallotenue papyrolyticum window:
- a CDS encoding metal ABC transporter permease → MHLFTSLLEPLSLRLMQRGLAAALIVALVCAVIGTFVVLRGLAFMGDALGHAVFPGVVVAHLLGAHLLLGGLLAGLLLALGVGVVTSQRQLRESTAIGILYTLAFALGAVLLSRSANAGRLLSDVLLGNVLAVRPGDLLSIALVGGGALLVVALGYKELVLTAFDPDLAAALGRRVTLWNLLLLALLALAIVVALQTVGAILVVALLVVPPATGRLLARSIPAIMGWAALCGSLSAIAGVYLSYYVNIASGSAITLSACLLFATALVARGARRRLLQRASH, encoded by the coding sequence ATGCACCTGTTCACGAGCCTTCTTGAGCCGCTGAGCCTGCGGCTGATGCAACGCGGCCTGGCAGCGGCGCTGATCGTCGCGCTGGTCTGCGCCGTGATCGGCACCTTTGTGGTGCTGCGCGGCCTGGCCTTCATGGGCGATGCGCTGGGTCATGCCGTCTTCCCCGGCGTAGTGGTCGCCCACCTGCTGGGCGCTCACCTGCTGCTGGGCGGCCTGCTGGCCGGGCTGCTGTTGGCGCTGGGCGTCGGGGTGGTGACCAGCCAGCGCCAACTGCGCGAGAGTACCGCTATCGGCATCCTGTACACGCTCGCCTTCGCCCTGGGCGCGGTGCTCCTGAGCCGCAGCGCCAACGCCGGACGGCTGCTGAGCGATGTGCTGCTGGGCAACGTGCTGGCCGTCAGGCCGGGCGATCTGCTGAGCATCGCGCTGGTGGGTGGTGGCGCGCTGCTGGTCGTGGCCCTGGGCTACAAGGAGCTGGTGCTGACCGCCTTCGATCCCGACTTGGCCGCCGCGCTGGGCCGCCGCGTGACGCTGTGGAACCTGCTGCTGCTGGCGCTGCTGGCGCTGGCGATCGTGGTCGCGCTGCAGACCGTGGGCGCGATCCTGGTGGTGGCCCTGCTGGTAGTGCCGCCGGCGACCGGACGGCTGCTGGCGCGGTCGATCCCGGCGATCATGGGCTGGGCGGCGCTGTGCGGCAGCCTCAGCGCCATCGCGGGCGTGTATCTCTCGTATTATGTCAACATTGCATCGGGCAGCGCGATCACGCTGAGCGCCTGCCTACTCTTCGCCACCGCGCTGGTGGCGCGCGGCGCGCGCCGGCGCCTGCTGCAACGCGCGAGTCATTGA
- a CDS encoding metal ABC transporter ATP-binding protein produces the protein MGYGQATAPDARADQAAIVIDGLSVAYGAQVVLEQITLALPRAAIIGLIGPNGAGKTTLLKTLVGAQRPLTGTVRVLGQPVAAVRRRIAYVPQRSAVDWSFPLSVLDVVLMGRYGHLGVWRRPGRRDREIALQALEQVGLLNRRHCLIGELSGGQQQRVFLARALAQQADLLLLDEPFNGIDTTTQALIFDLLCQQRQQGKTILLSTHDLHSVERNCDLLVALNRRLIAYGPVAAVFTAPVLRSTFGAQVVVVDGAPTMINAHAPVHEPS, from the coding sequence ATGGGTTACGGGCAGGCCACAGCGCCGGACGCGCGCGCCGACCAAGCAGCGATTGTGATCGACGGCCTCAGCGTGGCCTACGGCGCGCAGGTGGTGCTGGAACAGATCACGCTGGCGTTGCCGCGCGCAGCGATCATCGGGCTGATCGGCCCCAACGGCGCGGGCAAGACCACGCTGCTCAAAACGCTGGTGGGGGCGCAGCGTCCGCTCACCGGCACGGTGCGCGTATTGGGTCAGCCCGTAGCGGCAGTGCGGCGGCGCATCGCCTATGTGCCACAGCGCAGCGCTGTGGATTGGAGCTTCCCGCTGAGCGTGCTGGACGTGGTGCTGATGGGACGTTACGGGCATCTCGGCGTCTGGCGGCGGCCCGGCAGGCGCGATCGCGAGATCGCGCTGCAGGCTTTGGAGCAGGTTGGCCTCCTCAATCGCCGCCACTGCCTGATCGGCGAGCTGTCGGGCGGGCAGCAGCAGCGTGTCTTCCTGGCGCGCGCGCTGGCGCAGCAGGCCGATCTGCTGCTGCTGGACGAGCCCTTCAACGGCATCGACACCACCACCCAGGCGCTGATCTTCGACCTGCTCTGTCAACAGCGCCAGCAGGGCAAAACCATTCTGCTCTCGACGCATGATCTCCATTCGGTCGAGCGCAACTGCGACCTGCTGGTCGCGCTCAACCGGCGGCTGATCGCCTACGGACCCGTGGCCGCCGTCTTCACCGCGCCGGTGCTGCGCTCGACCTTCGGCGCGCAGGTGGTGGTGGTTGACGGCGCGCCTACCATGATCAACGCGCATGCACCTGTTCACGAGCCTTCTTGA